Within the Salmo salar chromosome ssa12, Ssal_v3.1, whole genome shotgun sequence genome, the region gtgtgtaccacattaggtgttttatggttgacaaataattcaccatactcatatcttccaacaacaattgatatttttttgttatttcaaaaaatactttttttattgccgttttaatttttagaatgtggaagaacagtatatctccagtgatgatttcagtttgtggaagaacagtatatgtgacattttgcatgacacttgtaagatgtcctttttaacacctgatatgatgttttaagtactttcaagtgcagatgcccttcatgtaaataacttaaatgcaatatgtagttaattcatttaatggaggttcatttaaaggtggtctatcaactttagcactgatgacttttcttaaaagttgagtcatgagatcttagtctcatttaaaatgaagccctcaatgtgaacataccatagaataactacaaaaatagAATTCAATCAAAAGAAGCACAACTTCTACATATCAAATATGGATCAATGTCATGTGCCAATATGCAGGTCCCTAAGGTCAATATTACAAAACGTTCAGAAACCCATTCTCTTTGCGTTTAACACTATGATcagcaattaagttttgaattGCGTTAAACCCATGCTAAAGGCAAGAAATGTCCTGTACTGAGGTGACAGCAGTAAATAAGTATTAACTGCTTAGAGTTGATGCTAAATGTGGTGACAGAGAGACGTACTGTGTATTGTAATGAATAACAAAAGGGAATCAAGATCAAATGAAtactcacatactgtatgtgatgaCTTGTTTGTTTTTAATTAATTCAGATTTAAAAAAGGTTCAAATGATCACACACAAAATCATTCTCAACAGAACACATTGTACATAACATTTTCTACACTAGGAACAACATCTTAAAATTAAATTAATTCAATATATTGTGCTGGTTGAAATCATACACAAATTGATTCACATAGAAAATTCCTACAATAGGGGTGACATGTTTTCTGAAATGTATTCAGATTCAACATACTATACAGGTTCAGGGGATCATAAACTCACAGAAAAAACGGTTAATTATGTAGCTTGGTTTAACATCAAATTATTCACTCTGCAGTGATTTATAAAAAGAGCGTGCAGCAGCTGGCAAGTAGTTGAGCATGGTCATCAGATCTTGGTACTTGTTTTTTTGATGGGCAGAGGACTCTCATATGCTCTAGGGTAGTGGCTTGCAAAATAGGGAGGTTGAGGTGTAGCTCCTTGTTTTGGTTTGGAGATCAGCCACGATTTCCATCCCTCAAATAGACTGTGGCTCTGTCTGGCGTACAGATTCCAAGGATCCTCAACTGAAATTACAACAGAAACATTTTAAGTTCCTGACATCAATAAACAACTTTCACAGTCAAGCACTAGGATATTTTATTGTTAGAACAACATGTTGCATGTTGATGATGAATGTTAGTAAACTATTCTCTGTGCAATACCTGTGATATACTGTCATCGGATCTTAGAATGAGCCAATGTTTGCGATCGATTCCTTTCCCAATACCTGTGACTTTTAACCACCTCACTGAGGTGATCTGTAGTCCAGCTGGTCGCTTGAGGACAGAATCTGGAAGGTGCCTGATGTCTTCACATTGCATCCTCATCACCTTGAATGGTTTTGCTGGTTGTGCTTCAAGTATCATCTTTGAAACATCATCAGGTGTATGAAGGACTGACACCTTGCGCCTCTTCTCGATGGTGGCAAAAGATCGATCACAAGGAAGAAAAGAATGACCAGAGACCATGAACTTCTGTTCAACTTGGGTAAAGTAACCCATAGAGATGAGCATCGACATCAGATTGAGCATCCGCCAGTTGTTATTCTGCCCACAGCATCTGTCACTGAAGATGATCAACTTGCACCTCTGGTTTGGGGAGTGGCGTGAATTTTGTCTTCACCCACTTCAATATGCAGCTTGCTACCTCAATGGAACCTCGGTGTGCAATCCCCTCATGCCAAACACACATGTATGCAGGATCTTCTTTTCCAAGTTCCTGGATGCAAAGGTTAAAATTTGACAGCTGCCGCTGGTAGTAGACATTGGAGTGGGTCAGATTAGGGGTGTACATCACCCCCTGTAGATCCACAGAAATGACATGGCAGTCAACATTGGCTTTAGCCCACTCAGTGTCACTTTGAAGCTGTGTGTAGGCCTTTTCGGCTTTTCGATGGTGCAACTCACTTTCAACTGcaatcttcctcttctcctcttcagatgTTGCTGCTGACATCTTAGTGAAGAATGCGTCACATTTGCCACAGGTGTCACTCCTGGGTTGGCCGAAATTGAGACTCTGCTGTTTGAAAATGTCCCTATAAACCCAGAATTTTGCAGATGATGTGGTATTCTTCTCTTTGTAGAGTCGGTACATTCGCAACAAATTCAGATCAGGGCTGAGGTATTCTCTGTGTACATCCCCCTTCATCCGAGAGTAGTGGTTCTGGGTTCTTGGGAAAGATAAAATGTGCTCCTTGATGCCCTCTTTCACTGTAGCATGTATCCGATGTGGCCTGTAAGGAGACAACAAGATGTTGTTGAACTTGTATTCTCTCAATGGTCTAGGGACCTGCCTTAGAGTGCAACTGTGTCGCTATAACCGGGGTACAAATCCCGGTCACGCCATTGCCGTTTGTGGCCGGGGGGGTCCTGTAGGGCGGCGAGAATTAGGCCAGTGCCGTCCGGTGGGAGGGGGAAGGTAATCGGCACTCAGTCCTCAATGCTCAGGTTGTAGTTGGACAGCTTAATTACCATCATTTTGTTTAAAAGTAataaacatttttatatttttgtttcagaaTTCGCTATTCATCCATTCGATACTCTATGTTAATGTTTAGAAGATTGTTTAGAGCACTGCTATAGTGAAATAATCCAGGCTGGAATCCATAGCGCATTACCTATTGCTATGCTTCCCTCTTCCATCTTCTAAAGGAGACCTAGCCTCAGTAGCCTGATCTGGAGACCCTGCAACCTCACCTGCCTCAGCTTGAACTCCTAACTTTTCCTGAACAACCTGACCaaaacaattacatttcaattagcaggttcTAAAAAAACGAGTACAAAGAATACAATATGTTTGTAATTGATATTCATATAGACATTAATTCATATTTTCACTTGCCTGAAGACGGCTGTTGGTTAGCTGGAACACAGACATGAAAGTGACCTTGCACACATTCAATCTCTGGCCTGCTTGCTGTACATGGTATTTGAAGGTTTGTTTCCGTCGTTTGTTCTCCTTTGTATCCTCAGGTTTACGTCTCCGTTTCACCTCATGCTGCAATAAAAATTGACAATGATAAATTCAGAATTTAATATACTGTAGCACATTCAGGGTATTGCTTGATCAGGACCTCCATCTTTCACACACTCCCAACCTATACACAGAATGAGTTTGTGTTGCACCATTGTGACTGACCTGAAGAGGACCTTCCAGAGCCTGGAGATTGAACTGCATGGCCTGCTCACTCAGGTATGATGTCAAACCATCTTAGTGAATCAGCCTCCCTAAACATATAGCATTTCTCTTTACCCTACCTCTGTTCCTAAAATATGGAATTCCTTTAGGTCTTAAAAGAACAGTACACTCCAAAATCAAAGTTTGTTAGATGTTTTCAGACCTCCACAGTGGTCTAATGTCAAGGTGTTCTAACACCTTTATGCACACCAATCTAACTATCTCTACCCTTCTTCATATCCTCTTTATACATTTCTActacccttccttccttccttccttccttccttccttccttccttccttccttccttccttccttccttccttccttccttccttccttccttccttccttccttccttccttccttccttccttccttccttccttccttccttccttcctccctccctccctccctccctcccttccttccttccttccttccttccttccttccttccttccttccttccttccttccttccttcatctTCATCTTCATCCCTTACAAACATAAACACATTCCTAGAAGGGGGACCTGGAGCAGAGCGTCACTGATATAAAGGGCAGCCACGGCTCCCAGCTGAGCCAGCTGCAGGTTTGTATCAACAGCATGGAGGAGGAGCTGCAGCAGCTCAACGTCAGCATCCAGCAGCAGGCCTCCGAGTACCAGATCCTCCTGGACATCAAGATGAGGCTGGAGATGGAGATCGCTGAGTACAGGAGGCTGCTGGATGGAGAGGGACTCAGGTGAGAGGGGATAATGGAGGGGCAGGAAagaaggagggatggggggatgACAGCTGTTTATTGGCACCTCATTGCAAAcagcggtggaaaaagtaccccacTGTCATActtgattaaaaataaaaatgccttaacagaaaatgactcaagtaaaagtcacccagtaaaattctaatTGAGTAaacgtctaaaagtatttggtttaaaatatactaaaGTATCAATGGTAAAAGTgtcaatcatttcaaattccttgtattaaccaaatggcaccatttttttgttttttaatttaCAGAAAGCTAGaggcactcagacataatttacaaacaaaacatgtttgtttagtgagtccgccagatcagaggcagtagggatgaccagggatgttcggttgataagtgcgtgaattggactattttcctgtcctgctaaccaTTCTAAATGtagcgagtacttttgggtgtcaaggaaaagtacaatattttctgaaggaatgaagtgaagtaaaagtagtcagaaatataaatagtaaagtacagatgccccaaaaaacaacttaagtattactttaaagtatgtttacttaagtactttacacccctGATTGCAAACTAGTTGATCAAGATGTGTGTTGGTGAGTTTAGCTGACCGTAAGTGTTCATCGCCTGTGTCTACCATTTGGCATTGACACCAGACAGGAGGTCAGGAAAGCGATCGTGGTCGAGAAGATCCAGGAAATACAAGTCCAGGAAGTGGTGGAAGTTGAGCAAGCAGGAGAATAATTAATCAAATGAATGAATCAATGAAAGAATCATGTGTTCCCCATAATACACACAATGAATGACTGAATGAATTCCTGTTTGGTGGCTCTTTCCACAGAGTATAATCCACACATGCAGAAGCGGGTGAGGGTGATCGTGGAGGAGATGGTGGATGGGAAGGTGGTATCCACCTCAGTTGATGAGAAGGTCCAGGATATGAACTAACTGAGAAGGCCAGATAGTTCCGGAATCTGGTGAAGCGGTAACGGACCACACATACCCCTGGACCACACATACAACTGATGACGGGGTGTTCAAGCCTCgtctatatatacagttgaagtcggaagtttacatacaccttagccaaatacatttaaactcagtttttcacaattcctgacatttaatcctagtacaaattccctgttttaggtcagttaagatcaccaccttattttaacaatgtgaaatgtcagaataattgtagagagactgatttatttcagattttatttctttcatcacatttccagtgggtcagaaatgtacatgcacccaattagtatttggtagcattgcctttaaattgtttaacttgggtcaaacgtttcggtagcattccacaagcttcccacaataagttgggtgaattttggcccattcctcctgacagagctagtgtaactgaatcaggtttgtaggcctccttgctcgcacacactttttcagttctgaggtcaggctttgtgatggccactccaataccttgactttgttgtccttaagctattttgccacaactttggaagtatgcttggggtcattgtccatttggaagacccatttgcgaccaagctgtaacttcctgactgatgtctggagattttgcttcaatatatccacataattttcctccctcatgatgccatctattttgtgaagtgcaccagtccctcctgcagcaatgcacccccacaacatgatgctgccacccccttgcttcatggttgggatggtgttctttggctggcaaacctccccctttttcctccaaacatacagagatggttgttatggccaaacagttcaatttttgtttcatcagaccagaggacatttctccaaaaagtacgatctttgtccccatgtgcagttgcaaaccatagtctggctttttttatggcggttttggagcagtggcttcttccttgctgagcatcctttcagtttatgtcgatataggactcgttttactgtggatatagatacttttgtacctgtttcctccagcatcttcacaaggtcctgtgctgttctgggattgatttgcacttttcgcaccaaagtacgttcatctctaggagacagaactcgtctccttcctgtgcggtatggcggctgtgtggtcccatgctgtttatacttgcgtactattgtttgtacagtggtaccttcaggcgtttggagattgttcccaaggatgaaccagacttgtggaggtctataatttgttttctgaggtcttggctgatttctttagattttcccatgatttcaagcaaagaggaactgagttttaaggtaggccttgaaatacatccacaggtacacctccgattgactcaaattatgtcaattagcctatcagaagcttctaaaaccatgacatgcatctttggaattgtccaagctgtttaaaggcacagtctacttagtgtatgtaatcttctgacccactggaattgtgataaagtgaattataagttaaataatgttTCTTTAAtcaattgttggaacaattagTTCATATAGAAAGTAGATGTCTAattaaccgatttgccaaaactatagtttgttaacaagaaatgtgtggagtggttgaaaaaagtgTATGCaaatttctgacttcaactgtatgtatgtatatatatttcatgGTCGCATACTGTAATATGTCACTTTTGACAGGATTGCATCAGCTGAATGATAACTGATGTAATTTACTCATGTTACCTTATAACTCTATCATATGGCAAATTGAATATTATTTCTAGAATGTGTTTTTCTTGTTCCATTTGTTGCCACCAGGTGGCATGTCTCTCATTTAAACATCTTTGGCCAGCCCAATTAAAAGTGAAAATTATCTCATTTCAGTAAATTGAAAACAGATTATTACAGTTACATAAGCGACATCAGGGAAAATACGATTTG harbors:
- the LOC123725643 gene encoding keratin, type I cytoskeletal 47 kDa-like, with the translated sequence MSLCCTIVTDLKRTFQSLEIELHGLLTQKGDLEQSVTDIKGSHGSQLSQLQVCINSMEEELQQLNVSIQQQASEYQILLDIKMRLEMEIAEYRRLLDGEGLRQEVRKAIVVEKIQEIQVQEVVEKRVRVIVEEMVDGKVVSTSVDEKVQDMN